The following proteins are co-located in the Fusarium verticillioides 7600 chromosome 7, whole genome shotgun sequence genome:
- a CDS encoding DNA polymerase alpha subunit A, which yields MSHRARLAELKALRESGKKVFDTYKVADVDNLYDEVDEDGYKKVVRERLNQDDFVVDDNGEGYADDGREDWDRVQAYGS from the coding sequence ATGTCTCACAGAGCACGGCtcgctgagctcaaggctcttCGAGAGTCCGGCAAGAAGGTCTTTGATACTTACAAAGTTGCCGACGTCGACAATCTATACGAcgaagttgacgaggatggatATAAGAAGGTTGTTCGGGAACGATTAAATCaggatgactttgttgtCGACGACAATGGCGAGGGCTACGCAGATGATGGCCGCGAAGACTGGGATCGAGTACAAGCCTATGGCTCATaa
- a CDS encoding DNA polymerase alpha subunit A — protein MFRTAHILTCRLAKKNRQEEQAKRAANDKDISEYFKGANRTQPKPKVVKTKEDDDFLSNLLGEVDNNIPAPAPHTSRVERSGGRRKARALSPAPEPVPKKTKTLDTRLPSPLPPAPEDDDGFFPSADDDILETADVPMSDPAPSSPAAKVAQRKAQIKQEPKEDDDDDEDMMEVAHAGAIATTSVNLASSRPVKKIQKAESYPTPASSSPVKPNDAQVDSASWNALTERLNVVTSSPAETKTIGKIDHKDAIEEDGSLNFFWTDYTEVNGNLCLFGKVLNKKTRSYVSCFVKVDNILRKLYFLPRQHRLQDGEETGEVVEMMNVYDEIDTMMTKMNVGMYKIKACTRKYAFELRDVPKEAQYMKLLYPYNKPEVDPNRPGETYSHVFGSNTALFEQFVLWKNIMGPCWLKIEDADFDKLKNASHCKLEVLADHPNMVSVLSESDNLDAPPLTLMSVSLRTAFNEKDNKQEILAISARIYEKVSLSDTTPAEKLPCRTFTVIRPHGQAFPMGFDHLAKKRNRGLIVLKKQEADILAFFLAQLDVADPDVILGHQLEGVDYSVLLNRLYEKKIPGWSRLGRLRRSQWPSSIGKTGGNVFAERQILSGRLLCDLANDAGKSVMFKCQSWSLTEMCSLYLSGDNRRRDFDNEVALKTWAREKQGLLDYITHMEADTHYIAALGLGVQMLPLTKVLTNLAGNSWARTLTGTRAERNEYILLHEFYRNKYICPDKQTFRSRQRAEEAQREEEAGEGKKKDKYKGGLVFEPEKGLYDKFVLVMDFNSLYPSIIQEFNICFTTVDRPATNSEEDEVPEVPINQDQGILPRLIATLVSRRRQVKSLMKDKKATPEELATWDIKQLALKLTANSMYGCLGYTKSRFYARPLAVLTTFKGREILRSTKELAESNSLQVIYGDTDSVMINANVDNVADAFKVGNDFKKAVNEQYKLLEIDIDNVFRRILLQAKKKYAAINLVEKDGKFIEKMEVKGLDMKRREYCALSKEISQHLLNEILSGDDTEVSIARIHEYLSGIAGKMREQTVPVQKYIIHTQLGKAPKDYPDSNSMPQVQVALREMAKGRTVRKGDVIAYVITGDSKSSEPAPKRAYTPGDLKADPTLLPDVEWYIGKQIFPPVERLCANIVGTSTSQLAEHLGLDIKRYSSFQTQQNSSSNDLEIHPLDSQIPDEVRFGDCTRLSLRCRKCKSSSVFEGLATSPDHVSQSGVICGSCGSSISTLSVVAQMEHAIRTQTSRYYEGWLVCDDSQCGNRTRQMSVYGSRCLGPKGLARDCLGRMRYEYTEKAIYTQLLYFASLWDVDKAKAKATSTEMSRQDRENILALAEHNRIRFGNVKGVVDKYLDKCGRQWVAMDTLFTKLGFKPMA, from the exons ATGTTCAGGACAGCCCACATACTCACATGTCGGTTAGCGAAGAAGAATCGTCAGGAGGAGCAAGCCAAGCGAGCGGCCAATGACAAAGATATCAGTGAATACTTCAAAGGCGCCAACAGGACCCAGCCAAAGCCCAAG GTCGTCAAGACAAAGGAGGACGACGACTTCCTTTCAAACCTCCTCGGCGAGGTCGACAACAACATACCTGCCCCTGCTCCCCATACCTCGAGAGTCGAAAGGTCTGGCGGGCGTCGCAAGGCTCGGGCCCTTTCACCTGCTCCTGAGCCTGTGCCcaaaaagaccaagaccctCGATACCCGGTTACCGTCCCCTCTCCCTCCAGCccctgaagatgacgatggcttctttcccTCCGCCGACGATGACATTCTCGAGACTGCCGATGTCCCCATGAGCGATCCTGCGCCTTCCTCTCCAGCTGCAAAGGTAGCGCAGAGAAAGGCACAGATTAAGCAGGAACCAaaggaagacgacgacgacgacgaagacatgatggaggtTGCGCATGCTGGCGCCATCGCCACAACCAGCGTCAATCTAGCAAGTTCAAGGCCGGTCAAGAAAATTCAGAAAGCAGAGTCCTATCCCACGCCTGCCAGCTCATCTCCTGTCAAACCCAACGACGCTCAAGTTGACTCAGCTTCATGGAATGCCCTCACAGAGAGGCTGAACGTCGTCACAAGCTCGCCTGCGGAAACAAAGACAATAGGCAAAATCGACCACAAGGATGCgatcgaggaagatggcagcctcaacttcttctggacagACTACACTGAGGTCAACGGCAATCTGTGTCTCTTTGGCAAAgttctcaacaagaagacgcGATCATACGTCAGCTGCtttgtcaaagtcgacaacatcttgagAAAGCTGTACTTCTTACCGCGTCAACACCGCTTacaagatggcgaggagacAGGCGAAGTAGTCGAGATGATGAACGTGTATGACGAGATTGACACCATGATGACCAAGATGAATGTTGGCATGTACAAGATCAAGGCATGCACCAGGAAATATGCCTTTGAGCTCCGTGATGTCCCCAAGGAAGCACAGTATATGAAACTTCTCTACCCCTACAACA AGCCTGAAGTCGACCCCAACAGACCCGGTGAGACATATTCTCACGTCTTTGGTAGCAACACTGCTCTTTTTGAACAGTTCGTTCTCTGGAAGAATATCATGGGCCCATGCTGGCTGAAGATTGAGGATGCCGAttttgacaagctcaagaatgcTTCCCACTGCAAGCTTGAGGTTTTGGCCGATCACCCCAACATGGTTTCTGTTCTTAGCGAGTCTGACAACCTCGATGCGCCTCCCCTGACTCTTATGAGTGTCTCATTACGGACTGCCTTTAATGAGAAGGATAACAAGCAAGAGATTCTGGCTATCAGTGCAAGAATCTACGAGAAGGTATCCCTCAGTGACACAACCCCTGCAGAAAAGCTGCCCTGTCGAACCTTTACAGTTATCCGGCCGCATGGCCAGGCGTTCCCGATGGGCTTCGATCACCTTGCGAAGAAAAGGAATCGTGGCTTGATTgtgctgaagaagcaagaagctgatatcctcgccttcttcttggcccaGCTGGATGTTGCAGACCCAGATGTGATTCTTGGACACCAATTGGAGGGTGTAGACTACAGCGTGCTCCTCAATCGTCTGTATGAAAAAAAAATCCCCGGATGGTCCAGGCTAGGCAGGCTCCGACGCAGTCAGTGGCCATCGTCCATCGGCAAGACTGGAGGTAACGTTTTTGCCGAACGCCAGATCTTGTCAGGACGTCTGCTATGTGACCTGGCCAACGATGCTGGAAAGTCGGTCATGTTCAAGTGCCAGTCATGGAGCCTGACAGAGATGTGCAGTTTGTACCTCTCTGGAGATAACCGGCGCCGCGATTTTGACAATGAGGTTGCCCTGAAGACGTGGGCCAGGGAGAAGCAGGGACTTCTTGACTACATCACTCATATGGAGGCCGATACACACTACATTGCAGCCTTGGGCCTAGGTGTTCAAATGTTGCCACTGACCAAGGTTCTCACCAATCTGGCGGGTAACTCTTGGGCTCGAACGCTGACCGGCACGCGTGCAGAGCGGAACGAGTACATTTTGCTACACGAGTTCTATCGCAACAAGTACATCTGCCCTGATAAGCAAACTTTTCGCAGTCGCCAGCGTGCTGAAGAGGCACAgcgtgaagaagaggcgggcgaaggaaagaagaaggacaagtaCAAGGGTGGCTTGGTTTTCGAGCCAGAGAAGGGTCTATATGATAAGTTTGTGCTTGTGATGGACTTCAATTCCCTTTATCCCTCTATTATCCAGGAGTTCAACATCTGCTTTACAACTGTCGATAGACCAGCCACC AacagtgaagaagatgaagttccCGAAGTTCCAATCAACCAGGATCAAGGTATCCTACCTAGGCTCATTGCTACTCTCGTCAGTCGCCGTCGACAAgtcaagagcctcatgaaggacaagaaggctACCCCAGAGGAGCTGGCCACGTGGGACATCAAGCAGCTTGCCCTCAAGCTCACTGCCAACTCCATGTATGGATGTTTGGGCTATACCAAGTCGCGCTTCTACGCTCGACCTCTGGCTGTTTTAACAACCTTCAAGGGTCGAGAAATCCTCCGCAGCACCAAGGAGCTGGCCGAGAGCAACTCACTGCAAGTTATCTATGGTGATACTGATTCCGTCATGATCAATGCCAACGTGGACAATGTTGCCGATGCGTTCAAGGTTGGCAACGATTTCAAGAAAGCAGTCAACGAGCAGTACAAGCTGCTTGAGATCGATATTGACAACGTCTTTCGCCGTATTCTCCTTCAAGCGAAAAAGAAGTATGCTGCTATCAACCTTGTAGAGAAGGATGGGAAGTTCatcgagaagatggaagtcaagggtcttgacatGAAGCGTCGAGAGTACTGTGCTTTGTCGAAGGAGATCTCCCAACACCTTCTTAACGAGATTCTGTCGGGCGACGACACCGAAGTCTCAATCGCCCGAATCCATGAGTACTTGAGCGGCATTGCTGGCAAGATGCGTGAGCAGACTGTTCCTGTTCAGAAGTATATCATCCATACACAGCTTGGAAAAGCACCCAAGGACTACCCCGACTCCAACTCCATGCCTCAGGTCCAAGTCGCTCTCCGTGAAATGGCCAAAGGCAGGACAGTTCGCAAGGGAGATGTTATCGCGTACGTGATTACGGGCGACAGCAAGAGCTCTGAGCCTGCTCCCAAACGAGCCTACACTCCTGGTGATCTCAAGGCAGACCCTACTCTACTGCCTGACGTTGAGTGGTATATTGGCAAGCAGATCTTCCCCCCTGTCGAGCGTCTCTGTGCAAATATTGTCggaacatcaacatcacaacTGGCAGAGcaccttggtcttgatatcaagcgCTACAGCTCATTCCAAACCCAGCAGAACAGCTCAAGCAACGACCTCGAGATCCACCCCTTGGACTCTCAGATTCCAGACGAGGTCCGCTTCGGTGACTGTACTCGCCTCTCTTTGCGTTGCCGCAAGTGCAAAAGCTCGTCCGTGTTCGAGGGCCTGGCTACGTCCCCCGATCATGTGTCCCAATCCGGTGTCATCTGCGGTTCGTGTGGTAGTTCCATCTCGACACTCTCTGTCGTGGCCCAGATGGAGCACGCCATTCGCACTCAGACAAGTCGGTACTACGAGGGCTGGTTGGTCTGTGATGACAGCCAGTGCGGCAATCGAACACGGCAAATGAGTGTTTATGGTTCACGCTGCCTTGGCCCTAAGGGACTGGCCCGAGATTGTCTCGGTCGAATGCGTTACGAATATACAGAAAAGGCTATTTATACTCAGCTTCTCTATTTCGCCAGCCTGTGGGATGTCGAtaaggccaaggccaaggccacgAGCACTGAGATGTCCAGGCAAGATCGGGAGAATATCCTTGCATTGGCTGAACATAACCGCATACGCTTCGGAAATGTGAagggtgttgttgacaagTATCTCGATAAGTGTGGCCGGCAATGGGTAGCCATGGATACTCTGTTCACCAAGCTGGGCTTCAAGCCAATGGCCTGA